One window of Acidobacteriota bacterium genomic DNA carries:
- a CDS encoding GNAT family N-acetyltransferase, translating to MENGKSVPTMATAALINPEINIVPLANADLAALEKLFDEECAEWLDLLKWDYKGASMLIRDVTRQRQLLGFVAMSGNATIGFAYYVIEGSRCSIGDIYVSRPWRGIGVDRELAAAVLDRLDRLPRLRRIESQCVGIGNYEADALFQTRGFERLERNYMLLELGPDKNSGPRADSTGISLRQWQQIDFGDAKRVINRSYRGTHDSRINGQYRTEEGCGELLTILTDHIWCGDFLPQASRVAFRRSDAMAGVLIASRVSRGVGHIGQISVLPAHQGRGIGRLMIASSLSEFRRMGFKSITLAVTGANTKAFHLYETCGFRTIHSFPVFYREKK from the coding sequence ATGGAAAATGGAAAATCGGTTCCGACTATGGCGACGGCAGCGCTTATCAACCCGGAGATAAACATAGTTCCCCTTGCGAACGCCGACCTCGCTGCCCTGGAGAAGCTCTTCGACGAAGAGTGCGCCGAGTGGCTCGATCTGCTGAAGTGGGACTACAAGGGCGCGAGCATGTTGATTCGGGACGTTACGCGCCAGCGTCAACTGCTTGGCTTCGTTGCAATGAGCGGCAACGCCACCATTGGTTTTGCCTACTACGTGATCGAAGGTTCGCGTTGCTCTATCGGCGACATCTATGTGTCCAGGCCCTGGCGCGGCATCGGTGTCGACCGGGAACTGGCGGCTGCCGTCTTGGACAGGCTCGATCGGCTCCCTCGATTGCGCCGGATCGAAAGTCAGTGTGTCGGCATTGGCAACTATGAAGCGGATGCTTTGTTCCAGACTCGCGGCTTCGAGCGGCTGGAACGCAATTACATGTTGCTCGAGCTGGGACCTGATAAGAACAGTGGTCCCAGGGCAGACTCAACCGGCATTTCACTCAGGCAGTGGCAACAGATCGACTTTGGAGACGCCAAACGGGTAATAAATCGCTCATACCGTGGGACGCACGACAGCCGTATCAACGGCCAGTATCGAACCGAGGAAGGGTGCGGCGAGCTTCTGACCATACTCACCGACCACATATGGTGCGGCGATTTTTTGCCGCAGGCGTCGCGGGTGGCGTTTCGCCGTTCGGATGCGATGGCAGGTGTTCTGATTGCGTCGCGAGTATCGAGAGGCGTCGGTCACATCGGACAGATCTCGGTTCTCCCGGCTCACCAGGGTCGAGGCATCGGCCGCCTGATGATCGCAAGCTCGCTATCAGAATTCCGCCGAATGGGCTTCAAGTCGATCACGCTGGCCGTAACGGGGGCAAACACAAAAGCGTTTCACTTGTATGAAACGTGCGGCTTTCGCACGATCCACAGTTTCCCGGTGTTTTATCGCGAGAAGAAGTGA
- a CDS encoding RDD family protein yields MTKFCPYCGNQLNARSKFCPQCGRAKPERQRQAAVGVDVAVEQSRARTTSSSAAADSAGLQRNLERPPLVNRASTPRIEALPRRTVVTSRSNGAARAVGRRYAPPTYAQIGAFEQAGFGLRYAAWMFDFLITLIAIMGFTFAVTAASRRSVVGSNADLLIVAGLTLLLLVLNFVVLAGRGGQTAGMRILGIYIVRVDGKPFTFKQATVRHLIGYPLSMASFFLGFLWMLWDPQQQGWHDKLARTIVVIAK; encoded by the coding sequence ATGACGAAGTTCTGCCCATACTGCGGCAATCAACTCAACGCGCGATCGAAGTTCTGCCCGCAGTGCGGCAGGGCGAAGCCCGAACGTCAGCGGCAGGCGGCGGTTGGGGTCGATGTCGCGGTTGAACAATCCCGTGCGCGAACGACCAGCAGTTCCGCCGCGGCCGATTCCGCGGGGCTTCAGCGCAACCTTGAGCGCCCACCGCTGGTCAACCGTGCGTCCACTCCGCGCATCGAGGCGCTGCCACGTAGGACGGTCGTAACTTCGCGGTCCAACGGCGCCGCGCGCGCCGTCGGGCGGCGTTACGCGCCTCCAACCTACGCGCAAATAGGCGCGTTTGAACAAGCGGGATTCGGACTGCGCTACGCTGCCTGGATGTTTGATTTCTTGATCACGCTGATTGCGATCATGGGCTTCACGTTCGCGGTGACTGCCGCAAGCCGGCGGTCAGTGGTTGGCTCGAATGCTGACCTGTTGATCGTAGCAGGTCTGACCCTGCTGTTGTTGGTACTCAACTTCGTAGTGCTTGCCGGCAGAGGAGGCCAGACTGCCGGCATGCGCATCCTCGGGATCTACATCGTACGAGTTGATGGCAAGCCCTTTACATTTAAGCAGGCAACAGTGCGGCACCTGATAGGTTATCCGCTCTCGATGGCTTCGTTCTTCCTTGGCTTCCTGTGGATGTTGTGGGACCCGCAGCAACAAGGCTGGCACGATAAGCTTGCGCGCACTATTGTGGTAATAGCGAAATGA
- a CDS encoding SpoIIE family protein phosphatase, producing the protein MSTFVIRSKDYEPSIVKLDRMKLTIGRSSRNDICISDPFASRLHAEIRRENDQVSLVDNGSANGTFVNGQRVTAPLRLQPGDVVRIGETEIEYASSEQGMLSGATVYLAGPAAESLPADTITSPIPSRSTSDLISSIRSGAISGEARSSSAARTALKPELPSRDLLSIVSQVGIALLPRTSLEDTLKMTIDLVFQAIPAERGFLFLKEDGELTCKIARGASEAALPTASQVQLSRSITNKVLSEGASVLTSDAMHDPRFQAQHSVVLSQIRSVMAVPLASGEEIFGMVYVDNPFNNRFKEEDLKVLTTIASVASIKIENDRLLDERLEKRRMEEELKVASEIQMRLQPFAPPKIDGWDMTGVSFPCREIGGDYYDFIHRKRDSHLIVAVGDVSGKGTGAALLMSSLHAAVRAQSQTRATISEVMGEINQYIFENSPSNKFLTLFYGGLDPQNGTLTYSNGGHNAPMLVRTSGDVERLDTGGLPIGMMQGVAYEEASIVFQPGDVLVIYSDGITESINERDEEFDEERLIEVVKNNLGRSASGIRDRIDEALSRFVGTTAPVDDMTLMIIKRNDTGFEDSERTMRT; encoded by the coding sequence ATGTCAACATTCGTCATTCGATCAAAAGACTACGAGCCTTCCATCGTGAAGCTCGACAGGATGAAGCTCACCATCGGGCGTTCCTCCCGCAACGACATCTGCATAAGCGACCCGTTCGCCTCGCGGCTGCACGCCGAGATCAGACGCGAGAACGATCAGGTGTCACTGGTCGATAACGGCAGCGCCAACGGTACGTTCGTAAACGGGCAGCGCGTCACCGCGCCACTGCGGCTCCAGCCCGGCGACGTGGTTCGCATAGGCGAAACCGAGATCGAATATGCCTCCAGCGAGCAAGGCATGCTTTCTGGCGCAACCGTCTATCTGGCAGGTCCGGCGGCAGAGTCGCTTCCGGCCGACACCATAACTTCGCCCATCCCCTCGCGCTCGACAAGCGACTTGATCTCTTCCATAAGATCGGGAGCGATCTCCGGTGAAGCGCGCTCCAGTTCGGCCGCTCGCACTGCTCTCAAGCCCGAGCTGCCGAGCCGTGATCTGCTCAGCATAGTTTCTCAGGTGGGAATAGCACTTCTCCCTCGCACCTCTCTGGAAGACACGCTGAAGATGACCATCGACCTGGTCTTTCAGGCGATACCCGCCGAGCGTGGATTTCTGTTCTTAAAAGAAGACGGCGAGCTGACCTGCAAGATCGCGCGCGGCGCCAGTGAAGCCGCGCTGCCGACGGCGTCACAAGTGCAGCTCAGCAGATCGATAACCAACAAGGTCCTTAGCGAGGGAGCTTCGGTGCTGACCTCCGACGCCATGCACGATCCGCGGTTTCAAGCTCAGCATTCAGTCGTGCTCAGCCAGATAAGATCGGTGATGGCTGTGCCGCTTGCCTCGGGTGAAGAGATTTTCGGCATGGTCTATGTGGACAACCCGTTCAACAATCGCTTCAAGGAAGAAGACCTGAAGGTCCTGACGACCATCGCATCGGTCGCTTCCATCAAAATCGAAAACGACCGATTGCTGGACGAACGCTTGGAAAAGCGGCGAATGGAAGAAGAGCTCAAAGTAGCGTCTGAGATCCAGATGCGGCTTCAGCCTTTCGCGCCGCCCAAGATTGACGGCTGGGACATGACCGGCGTGTCGTTCCCCTGCCGCGAGATCGGGGGCGACTATTACGACTTCATTCACCGCAAACGCGACAGTCACCTGATCGTGGCGGTTGGCGACGTGTCCGGCAAGGGAACCGGCGCGGCGCTGTTGATGTCGTCGCTGCACGCAGCCGTTCGAGCGCAATCACAAACGCGAGCGACGATTAGCGAAGTGATGGGCGAGATCAATCAATACATATTCGAAAACTCGCCGTCCAACAAGTTCCTCACTCTGTTCTACGGCGGGCTTGATCCTCAGAATGGAACGCTCACCTACTCGAACGGCGGTCACAACGCGCCGATGCTCGTGCGGACGTCGGGCGATGTCGAGCGGCTCGACACCGGAGGGCTTCCGATAGGGATGATGCAAGGGGTCGCATATGAGGAAGCTTCTATCGTGTTCCAGCCTGGAGACGTGCTTGTAATCTACAGCGACGGAATCACCGAATCGATCAATGAGCGCGATGAAGAGTTCGACGAGGAGAGACTGATCGAAGTGGTGAAGAACAATCTCGGCCGCTCGGCGTCGGGCATCCGCGACCGGATAGACGAAGCGTTGTCGCGATTCGTGGGAACGACTGCGCCGGTTGACGACATGACGCTGATGATCATCAAGCGCAACGATACCGGCTTCGAGGATAGCGAGCGGACGATGCGGACGTGA